Genomic window (Pseudomonadota bacterium):
CGCCGCTTCTTCTGCGGTATAGGTATAGATGCTTTTCTTTTCCCGATAGCGCTCGGCATCGATCAGATAAATGACAACCCCGCACTTCTCCGCGCTCCAGAGCCGGACACTCTCCTGCCGCTCCCGCCCCACATAGTGCATGTTGATCAGTAAGGAGAGATCCAGGGGTTTAAAGCCAAGCGCTTCGGGGTCCAGGAACCCGTACAGCGGCATCACCACGCTGACCTGTTTGCCCTTCCGGACCAGCGCTTCAGCAAGCTGCCGGGACACATCCTTGACCCCGCCGGCCCCGGCCAGCCCGCTGTACTCGCGGGTCAGCATCAATACTTTTTTCAGCTGTCTTTTAGCCATCGATAGTTTTCCGGATAAAGATATCAGGGTTTGTGTACCGTCCGCTGACGGAGGAGATGATCGGCGAGGGTTAACGCGACCATCGCTTCACAGACCGGCAGGATCCTCGGGATCGCCGAAATATCGTGTCGGCCGCCGATCTTGACCTTGACCTCATTGCCGTCTAGGTCGATGGTCTTCTGCTCTTTGGCGATGGACGGGATGGGTTTCACCGCCACCCGGGCGACAATCTCCTGGCCGCTTGAGATCCCGGCAAGAATTCCCCCGGCATTATTGCCGATAAATCCGTCCCCGGTGATCGGATCGTTGTTTTCGGACCCCTTCATGGCGGCGGCCGCAAATCCGGCGCCGATCTCGACCCCCTTGACCGCCCCGATCGACATGAGCGCCCGGGCAAGGTCTCCGTCGAGTTTGTCGAACACCGGTTCACCAAGTCCGGCCGGGCAGCCGGTGACCAGAATCTCGACCACTCCGCCCAGGGTGTCGCCCTCTTTGCGGACCAGTTCAATCCGCTCCTCCATCCGCGCCGCCGCTTCACGATCAGGGCAGGAAAGGGGGTTTTCCGAGATCACCGCAAGATCCCTCCCTGCAGCAACAATGCCGCCAAGGGCCACGGTATAAGTGGTAACCTTGATCCCCTCGCCCGCCAGCAGTTTTCTGGCCACCGCCCCGGCGGCCACCCGCGCTGCGGTCTCCCGGGCCGAAGCCCTGCCGCCGCCCCGGTGATCGCGGATTCCGTATTTTTTCAGATAAGTAATATCGCCATGACCGGGCCGGAAAATATTCTTCAGGTGATCATACGATTTGCTGTGAGCATCCTGGTTGAAAATCGCAAGAGAGATGGGGGTGCCGGTGGTCCTGCCCTCAAATATTCCGGAAAGAATCTGCACCTTGTCCGGCTCCTTGCGAGGGCTTGCAGCCGGTCCGCCCTGGCCCGGCCTGCGCCGGTCGAGATCCCGCTGGAGATCTTCTTCCGTGAGTTCAAGACCCGGAGGACAGCCGTCAATCGTTGCCCCGACTGCCGTGCCATGGGATTCTCCCCAGGTCGTCACCGTAAATATTCTGCCGAAGGTACTCCCCGCCATTTTTTCACCACAAGTAAAATATTAAGTAAGTTCATGATTTTATTTAAAAAAATTTGAGATGTCAAGAAAGGCGACATCAGAATCGCGATTGCAGCGCCGCCATGATCTCAGCGACCACCTGGTCAAGCGGCCGGTTCGAATCCACCTCCAGATGTGAGCCTTCCCTGTATAAAGGCTCCCTTGCCGCAAGGACCGCCGCCGCTTCTTCCCGAATATCAGCCCCGGTCAGCGACGGCCTTTGCCCGGGTGAAGCGGGATCAACGGCCAGTCGGCTGCAGATACTTTCAAGATCCGAGGTGAGCCAGACCACCCACCCGCTTGCCTTGAACCGGTCCC
Coding sequences:
- the aroC gene encoding chorismate synthase yields the protein MAGSTFGRIFTVTTWGESHGTAVGATIDGCPPGLELTEEDLQRDLDRRRPGQGGPAASPRKEPDKVQILSGIFEGRTTGTPISLAIFNQDAHSKSYDHLKNIFRPGHGDITYLKKYGIRDHRGGGRASARETAARVAAGAVARKLLAGEGIKVTTYTVALGGIVAAGRDLAVISENPLSCPDREAAARMEERIELVRKEGDTLGGVVEILVTGCPAGLGEPVFDKLDGDLARALMSIGAVKGVEIGAGFAAAAMKGSENNDPITGDGFIGNNAGGILAGISSGQEIVARVAVKPIPSIAKEQKTIDLDGNEVKVKIGGRHDISAIPRILPVCEAMVALTLADHLLRQRTVHKP